In Lujinxingia litoralis, a single window of DNA contains:
- a CDS encoding KamA family radical SAM protein, producing the protein MTRIDFDPGPLPSLRSSYERRPARFSDVDRASWESWHWQHQNRLRKLEHFEEVLTLSDAERRAFEQSAARFRVAVTPHYAALMATANPGCPVRQQGLPQPGELRHYDFELEDPLAEEAHMPVPGITHRYPDRVLFYVSHHCPVYCRHCTRKRKVSDPTTAAARDQIEAGLHYIRTTPTARDVVISGGDPLTLSDARLREILEALRSIEHVEVIRLGTRNPVTLPQRITPELCEILRAASPVFVHTHFNHPDELSQESARALRMLLDAGCVLGNQMVLLRGVNDQPETVMELNRQLLRLGCRPYYMLQCDMAAGISHFRTPLTTGLQIMDHLRGRIGGMGVPHFVVDLPGGGGKVELVPDQIEGRHDSPWGQVVTFRNFAGERFEFVDVDPPRLDAHGDDER; encoded by the coding sequence CGTAGACCGGGCCAGCTGGGAGAGCTGGCACTGGCAACATCAGAACCGTCTGCGCAAGCTCGAGCACTTTGAGGAGGTGCTCACGCTGAGCGATGCCGAACGCCGGGCCTTTGAGCAAAGTGCGGCTCGCTTTCGGGTGGCGGTGACACCGCATTACGCGGCATTGATGGCCACGGCCAATCCGGGCTGTCCGGTGCGCCAGCAGGGACTTCCCCAGCCTGGCGAACTCCGCCACTACGATTTTGAGCTGGAGGATCCCCTGGCCGAAGAGGCGCATATGCCGGTGCCCGGGATCACGCATCGTTATCCCGACCGGGTCCTCTTCTATGTGTCGCACCACTGTCCGGTGTACTGCCGTCATTGTACTCGCAAGCGCAAAGTCTCGGATCCGACCACGGCTGCGGCCCGCGATCAAATTGAGGCCGGACTGCATTACATCCGCACCACCCCCACGGCCCGCGACGTGGTGATCAGCGGGGGCGATCCCCTCACGCTCTCGGACGCCCGTCTGCGCGAGATTCTGGAGGCATTGCGGTCCATCGAGCATGTGGAAGTGATTCGCCTGGGCACCCGTAACCCGGTGACTCTTCCGCAGCGCATCACCCCGGAGTTATGCGAGATCCTGCGGGCGGCGAGCCCGGTCTTTGTGCATACGCACTTCAATCACCCGGACGAACTCAGCCAGGAGAGCGCCCGGGCGCTGAGGATGCTCCTGGATGCGGGCTGCGTGCTTGGCAATCAGATGGTGCTCTTGCGCGGCGTCAACGACCAGCCGGAGACGGTGATGGAGCTCAACCGCCAACTGCTGCGCCTGGGATGTCGCCCCTACTACATGTTGCAGTGCGACATGGCCGCGGGGATCTCGCATTTTCGCACGCCGCTGACGACCGGTCTGCAGATCATGGATCATTTACGCGGGCGCATCGGCGGGATGGGCGTGCCTCATTTTGTGGTCGATCTGCCCGGGGGCGGAGGCAAGGTCGAACTGGTTCCCGATCAGATTGAAGGCCGCCACGACTCGCCATGGGGTCAGGTCGTGACCTTTCGCAACTTCGCTGGCGAGCGCTTTGAGTTTGTCGATGTCGACCCTCCCCGGCTTGATGCGCACGGTGAC